A genomic region of Oryza glaberrima chromosome 1, OglaRS2, whole genome shotgun sequence contains the following coding sequences:
- the LOC127771344 gene encoding probable glycerol-3-phosphate dehydrogenase [NAD(+)] 2, cytosolic, whose protein sequence is MGGAEDAPRAAAANGHGNGATVEEKLDELRRLLGKADGDPLRIVGVGAGAWGSVFCALMQDAYGHLRDKVQVRIWRRPGRAVDRATAEHLFEVINAREDVLRRLIRRCAYLKYVEGRLGDRTLYADEILRDGFCLNMIDTPLCPLKVVTNLQEAVWDADIVINGLPSTDTREVFGEIGRYWKERITAPIILSLAKGIEASLDPLPRIITPTQMISNATGVPLENILYLGGPNIASEIYNKEYANARICGADKWRKPLAKFLRQPHFIVWDNSDLITHEVMGGLKNVYAIGAGMVAALTNESATSKSVYFALCTSEMIYITHLLEEEPEKLAGPLLADTYVTLLKGRNAWYGQKLAKGELTLEMGDSIKGKGTIQGVSAVDAFYELLSQDSLSVMHPEANRSVAPVEMCPILKALYKILIKRELPPDSILQAIRDETMYDPRERIEMAQGHSLYRPSLLGQPKGDAKA, encoded by the exons ATGGGCGGGGCGGAGgacgcgccgcgcgcggcggcggcgaacgggcACGGGAATGGGGCCACCGTGGAGGAGAAGCTGGACGAGCTGCGGCGCCTGCTGGGCAAGGCCGACGGCGACCCACTCCggatcgtcggcgtcggcgccggggcCTGGGGGAGCGTCTTCTGCGCGCTGATGCAGGACGCGTACGGACACCTCCGCGACAAGGTGCAGGTCCGCATCTGGCGCCGCCCGGGCCGCGCCGTcgaccgcgccaccgccgagcACCTCTTCGAGGTCATCAACGCCCGGGAGgacgtcctccgccgcctgaTCCGCCGCTGCGCCTACCTCAAGTACGTCGAGGGCCGCCTCGGCGACCGCACCCTCTACGCCGACGAGATACTCAGGGACGGCTTCTGCCTCAACATGATCGACACGCCGCTCTGCCCGCTCAAGGTCGTCACCAACCTCCAGGAGGCCGTCTGGGACGCCGACATTGTCATCAACGGGCTGCCGTCCACGGACACCAGGGAAGTCTTCGGGGAGATTGGGAGGTACTGGAAGGAGAGGATTACTGCCCCCATCATCCTCTCTCTGGCCAAAGGGATAGAGGCCTCCCTGGATCCCCTGCCACGGATCATAACTCCCACACAGATGATTAGCAATGCAA CGGGGGTTCCATTGGAAAACATTCTTTATCTTGGAGGCCCTAACATTGCTTCAGAAATTTACAATAAAGAATATGCAAATGCTCGTATATGTGGAGCTGACAAATGGAGAAAacctcttgctaaatttttgaGGCAGCCTCATTTTATTGTATGGGATAATAGTGATCTCATTACACATGAAGTCATGGGAGGTTTGAAAAATGTGTATGCCATTGGTGCCG GTATGGTGGCAGCTCTAACAAATGAGAGTGCAACCAGCAAATCCGTTTACTTTGCTCTTTGCACATCTGAAATGATTTACATAACCCACCTTTTGGAAGAAGAGCCTGAAAAACTTGCTGGGCCATTATTGGCTGACACTTATGTCACATTGCTGAAGGGTCGTAATGCATGGTATGGGCAGAAACTAGCTAAAGGTGAACTGACACTAGAGATGGGTGACAGCATAAAAGGCAAAGGAACCATTCAG GGTGTCTCTGCAGTCGATGCATTTTATGAACTCCTGAGTCAGGATAGCTTAAGCGTAATGCATCCTGAAGCCAACAGATCTGTTGCACCGGTTGAGATGTGCCCAATCCTGAAGGCACTGTACAAAATTTTGATCAAGAG GGAACTTCCTCCTGATTCGATCCTTCAGGCCATAAGAGATGAAACAATGTATGATCCACGTGAAAGAATTGAGATGGCGCAGGGCCATTCACTTTACCGGCCATCTCTTCTTGGTCAACCTAAAGGAGATGCCAAAGCTTAG